In Ruania alkalisoli, the DNA window ATCCTCATGATCGTGGACGTGCACGGCCATCTGGGCCCGTGGTTCTTCTTCCCGTCCGAGGGCACCGCGGCGGAGAACCTGCGGGTGATGGACGCCTACGGGATCGACATCCAGCTGGTCTCCTCGGTCGAGGCGGTCACCTACGATCCGGTGGCGGGAAACGCGGCCCTGGCCGAGGCCATCGGTGACGAACCGCGGCTACGCGGGCTGTTCGTCATCGATCCGCGCGACCTTGCCGCCGCCGAGCAGCAGCTCGATGAGCTGCGTGGATTGTTCGTCGGCGTGAAGATTCACACCCACTACTCGGCCACTCCAGCCGGTTCGCCGGCGATGGCCGACGCGCTGCGCCTGTGTGCGGACGCCGATCTCCCTGCCCTGGTGCACACGTGGGGGACTGAGATCCTCGACCTTGCCGACACCGTGGCCTCCGTCCCGGGAGCACGGGCGATCGCCGGTCACATGGGCGGCCCGGCCTGGCGCCTGGCCCCCGAAGCACTGACCCGTACAGACCGGCTCTGGCTCGAACCCTGCTATTCGCGGCCCGACGCTGGGCGCGTGCGGTGGGTACTCGACCGGATCGATCCGCAGCGGATGCTGTTCGGCACCGACTCCACCCTGATAGACCCAGCTCTCGCCTTCGGCGCGATCCGGGCGGCGCACCTGAGCGCCGAGGAGGAACGCCTGGTGATGTCCGCCAACGCGATCGACCTGTTCGATCTCGATCTGAGCTGAGGGGCCGACCGGCGACCTCAGCCGCCCAACAGCTCCCCCGGATGCCCGCACCCACACGAGACACCATGCTCGATCTGGGCGTTCAGGCGCACCGTGAGCGGTGGTGCGTCGGGCTGTCGCAGCCGGCGCAGCACCATTCCCATGGCTTCCCGTCCCACGGAAACAGCGGGCTGGCCGGCCGCCGTCACCGACGTGCGCATCAGGTCGGCGTTCGGCAAGGTATCGAAGGCGACGACCGCGATGTCCCCGGGCACCGATAGCCCCACGTCGTCCAGCGCCCGCAAGGCCCCCACAGTCATCGGTGAACTCGCGGTGAGCAGGGCGGTGGGCCGGTCCGCACGCACCATCCGGTCCGCAACCAGCCGCCGGGCATCAGCCGAGCTCCCGTCGCCTTCCCACACGAGCTCTGGGTCCACCTCGATCCCGGCAGCAGCAAGCGCCGACCGGTACCCTTCGAGCCGCTCCCGCAGCGTCGCCACGGCCAGGTCGCCGGCGACGATCCCGATGCGTCGATGGCCCTGGTCGACCAGGTGCTTGACGAGGGTGCGGGTGGCCGAGGCATTCTCCACCCCCACCTGGTCCACCGCGGCGTGATCCAACCGGTCGATCAGCACGACCGGCGTACCCGACTCGCGCGGCCGTTCCACCGCCGCAGGAACACTGCCACTCGCCCGCGCGAGGATCAACGCATCCACCCGGCGGGACTGCAGCACCTGGACCGCACGGAGCTCGGCCTGCGGATCCTCCCCTGAGTCGGCGAGCAGCAGCACGAAGCCCTCCTCGCTCGCCACTGCCTCGATGCCGGTGACCATGTCACGGAAGGCCGGTTCACCGCTGTCGGAGACCACCAGACCGATCGAGTC includes these proteins:
- a CDS encoding amidohydrolase family protein; this translates as MIVDVHGHLGPWFFFPSEGTAAENLRVMDAYGIDIQLVSSVEAVTYDPVAGNAALAEAIGDEPRLRGLFVIDPRDLAAAEQQLDELRGLFVGVKIHTHYSATPAGSPAMADALRLCADADLPALVHTWGTEILDLADTVASVPGARAIAGHMGGPAWRLAPEALTRTDRLWLEPCYSRPDAGRVRWVLDRIDPQRMLFGTDSTLIDPALAFGAIRAAHLSAEEERLVMSANAIDLFDLDLS
- a CDS encoding LacI family DNA-binding transcriptional regulator — protein: MTRPPDGGRATIVDVARAAGVSTSTVSHVVNGTRRVTEATRRKVQKALDATGYTQDASARAMRRSRTDSIGLVVSDSGEPAFRDMVTGIEAVASEEGFVLLLADSGEDPQAELRAVQVLQSRRVDALILARASGSVPAAVERPRESGTPVVLIDRLDHAAVDQVGVENASATRTLVKHLVDQGHRRIGIVAGDLAVATLRERLEGYRSALAAAGIEVDPELVWEGDGSSADARRLVADRMVRADRPTALLTASSPMTVGALRALDDVGLSVPGDIAVVAFDTLPNADLMRTSVTAAGQPAVSVGREAMGMVLRRLRQPDAPPLTVRLNAQIEHGVSCGCGHPGELLGG